In Thermus hydrothermalis, the DNA window CGAAAGGGAGGCCCTCCAGGCCTACTTTGACCACGTGGCGAAGAGCGTCACCGGGGTGGCCCGGCTCAAGCTCTACAAGGGGAACGTCTACGTGGTGGGGCGGAAGGCGGAGAAAAGCCTCTACCAGAAGGACCTGGTGTCCTTTGACGAGCTTGGGGGCTACGACCAAAAGGACGCCGAGGGCTTCATCAAGATCCACGCCCTGCGCCTGAGGGTGCGGGCCATGGCGGAGGGGCGGCGTGGCGCATAGGACCTGGGGAGGCCGCTTCCAGGAGGGCCCGGATGCCCTCGCCGCCCGTTTCAACGCTTCCCTTTCCTTTGACCGGGCCCTTTGGCGGGAGGACCTCTGGCAAAACCGGGTCCACGCCCGCATGCTCCAGGCGGTGGGCCTCCTTTCGGAGGAGGAGCTAGAGGCCATCCTGAAGGGGCTAGACCAGATAGAGGAGGAGATTGAGGCGGGCACGTTTCCCTGGCGGGAGGACCTCGAGGACGTGCACATGAACCTCGAGGCCCGCCTCATGGAGCTCATCGGCCCCCCGGGGGGCAAGCTCCACACGGCCCGTAGCCGCAACGACCAGGTGGCCACGGACTTTAGGCTTTTCCTGCGGGCGGCCCTAGACGAGCTTCTTGCCCTCCTCTTGGAGGTGCGCCGGGTCCTCGTGCGGGAGGCGGAAAAGCACTTAGAACCCCTTTTCGTCCTTCCCGGCTACACCCACCTGCAACGGGCCCAGCCCATCCTCCTTTCCCACTGGTTCTTGGCCTACTACGAGATGCTCACCCGGGATGCCGGAAGGCTTCTGGACGCCCGCACCCGCCTCAACGAAAGCCCCTTAGGGGCCGCTGCCCTGGCGGGCACGGGCTTCCCCATAGACCGCCACTTCACCGCCAAGGAGCTCGGCTTTGAGCGCCCCATGCGCAACTCCCTGGACGCCGTGGGGAGCCGGGACTTCGCCCTGGAGGTCCTTTCCGCCTTAAATATCGGCATGCTCCACCTTTCCCGCTTGGCGGAGGAGCTCATCCTCTATAGCACGGAGGAGTTCGGCTTCGTGGAGGTTCCCGATGCCTTCGCCACCGGCTCCTCCATCATGCCCCAGAAGAAGAACCCGGACATCCTGGAGCTCATCCGGGCCAAGGCGGGGAGGGTGCTCGGGGCCTTGGTGGGGCTTTCCGCCGTGGTGAAGGGCCTGCCCCTGGCCTACAACAAGGACCTGCAGGAGGACAAGGAGCCCTTGTTGGACGCCCTCGCCACCTACCGGGATAGCCTCAAGCTCCTCGCTGCCCTATTGCCGGGCCTCAAGTGGCGCCGGGAAAGGATGTGGCGGGCGGCGGAGGAAGGGTTTTCCCTGGCCACGGAGCTCGCCGACTACCTGGCGGCAAAGGGCCTCCCCTTCCGGGAGGCCCACCACGTGGTGGGGCGGCTGGTGCGGCGGCTTCTGGAGGAGGGGAGGGGGCTTAAGGATCTGAGCCTGGAAGAACTACAGGAAGCCCACCCCCTCTTCGCCGAGGATGCCCTAGGCCTTCTGCGCCTAGAAACCGCCATCCACCGCCGCCAATCCTTTGGGGGCACGGCCCCGGAGGCGGTGCGGGCGAGGGTGTTGGAGGCCAAGGAGGAGGTGGGCCTTGCTTGAACTGGAGCTTCCCACGGCGGCGCTCCCCGAGGTGCGCCCCCAGGCGGGGGTGGAGCTGAGGAAGGCGCGTCTAAGCGACGTGGACGCCATCTACTGGCTCATCCGCTACTGGGCGGAGAAGGGCTTGATGCTCGTCCGGAGCCACAGCCACCTTTACGAGAACATCCGCGACTTCCAGGTCCTGGAGGACGAGGACGGCCACATCGTGGGCACCGTGGCCCTCCACGTCCTCTGGCGGGACCTGGCGGAGATCCGGGGCCTCGCCGTCCACCCGGCGCGGCAGGGACAGGGCCTTGGGCGCTGGCTGGTCCTCGGGGCGGAGCGGGAGGCCCGCGACCTCGGGCTTCCCCGGGTCTTCGCCTGGACGCTTCAGGTGAACTTCTTCCGCAACCTGGGCTACCAGGTGACGAGCCGGGAGGCCCTTCCCCCCAAGGTGTGGAGCGAGTGCAACGCCTGCCCCTTTTACGAGAACTGCCGGGAGATCGCCGTCATCAAGCACCTTTCCCCAGGGGCCTTTGGGGGCTAGAATGGCTGGGATGGAGGGGGAATGGGAGTAAAGGAGCGCGCCGTTTTGGTCCTGGAAGACGGCACCGTCTACCGCGGTTACGCCTTCGGCGCCCGGGGGAAGACGGTGGGGGAGGTGGTCTTCAACACCGCCCAGACGGGCTACCAGGAGATCATGACCGACCCCAGCTACCACGGGCAGATCGTGGTCATGACCTACCCCCACCAGGGCAACTACGGGGTGAACGTCTACGACATGCAGTCCAACCGTCCCTGGGTGCGGGGCTTCGTGGCCAAGGAGTTTAGCCGCGTGGCCTCTAACCCCCGGGCCCAGCAGACCATCGGGGAGTTCATGGAGTTCTACGGGGTGGTGGGGATTGAGGGCATAGACACCCGGGCCCTGGTGCGCAAGATCCGGGAAGGGGGGGTCTTGAAGGGGGTTATCGCCCACGCAAGCCTCTACGGGAGCCCCGACCACGACTTCACGGAGGAGGAGCTGGAGGCGTTGCGCCAGGAGGCCAAGGCCTGGACGGACATTGACGGGCGGGACATGACCCCCGAGGTCTCCACCCCCCTGCCCTACGCCTGGCCCACCCTGAAGTCCGGGCGGCGCATCGTGGTCATGGACTTCGGCATCAAGCATGCCATCGTGGAGAACCTGGCCGCCTTGGGCTTTGAGATCCTCGTGGTCCCGGGCAAGACCCCGGCGAGCCAGATCATGGCCCTGGAGCCCCACGGCCTCCTCATCAGCAACGGTCCCGGCGATCCCTCCATGCCCCGCTACGCCCACGAAACCATCTGGAAGCTCATGGGGCTTCTCCCCACCTTCGGCATCTGCCTGGGGCACCAGCTTCTCGCCCTGGCGGCGGGGGGGCGCACCTACAAGATGAAGTTCGGCCACCGCGGGGCCAACCACCCGGTGAAGAACCTCCTCACGGGGAAGGTGGAGATCACCAGCCAGAACCACGGCTACGCCGTGGACATAGACTCCCTAAAGGAGTTCCGCCCCACCCACATCAACCTGAACGACGGGACCCTCGAGGGCATGGCCCACGCCCGCTACCCCGTCTTCTCCGTGCAGTACCACCCCGAGGCGGCCCCGGGCCCCCACGACGCCCTCTACCTCTTCCGCCGCTTCCTGGAGGAGGTGGAGGCCTTCCACGGGGCCACGGGCCTCCCCGTGGAGAAGCGCCGGCCGGACGGGCACGGCATCTAGTAGTCCATGCCCCGGATATTCCCCTCCTCGTCCACGTCAATCCGGAGGGCCTGGGGCACCTTGGGCAGGCCGGGCAGGGTCTCAATCCCCCCCATGTAGACCACCACAAACCCTGCCCCAAAGCGGCACTTAAGGTCCGTGACCCGCACGGTGAAGCCCTTGGGCCGGCCCCGGAGCTTGGGGTTATCGGAGAGGGAGGTGGCCGCCTTGGCCATGACCACGGGCAAGGCCTCGCACCCCTCCTTCTTGGCCGCCCGAAGGGCCCGCTTGGCCTCCTCGCTCCACTCCACCCCTAGGGCCCCGTAGACCTCCTTGGCGATGGTGGCCACCTTCTCCTCCAAGGGGGCTTCCAGGGGGTAGAGGGGGCGGTAGGCGTGGGGAAGGGAGAGGGCTTCCAGCACCCTTTCCGCCAGTTCTAACCCTCCCTCGCCCCCCTTGGCGTACACCTCGCTTAGGGCGAAGGGGAGGCCCCTTTCCCGGGCGAAATCCCGCACCAGGGCGATCTCCTCCTCGGCGTCCGTGGGGAAGCGGTTCAGGGCCAAAACCGGGGTGTAGCCGAAAAGCCGCACGTTCTCCACGTGCTTTTCCAGGTTGGCCAAGCCCTCCTTCACCGCCTTGGGGTCGGGCATTTCGTAGGCGTCCTGCCCCCCGTGGTAGCGCAGGGCGCGGATGGTGGCCACCAAGACCACCGCCTCGGGGATGAGCCCTGCGGTGCGGGCCACCACGTTCATGAACTTCTCCATGCCCAAATCGGTGGCGAAGCCCGCCTCCTGGACCACGTAGTCTGCCAGGCCCAGGGCGAAAAGGCTCGCCCGCACGGAGTTGGTGCCGTGGGCGATGTTGCCAAACGGCCCCATGTGGACGAAGGCGGGGTTCCCCTCCGCCGTCTGCACCAGGTTGGGCAGGAAGGCCTGGCGGAGGAGGGCGGCCATGGCCCCCACCGCCCCCAGGTCCTTGGCGTAGACCGGCTGGCCCTCGAGGGTGAAGCCCAGGCGGATCTCCCCAAGACGCCGCTTCAGGTCTTTAAAGTCCCGGGCCAGGCTCATGAGGGCCATGACCTCGCTGGCCACGGTGAGCTCAAACCCCCCTTCCCGGGGCACCCCGTGGGCCTTGCCCCCTAAGCCCAAGACGATGTGGCGCAGGGCCCGGTCGTTCATGTCAATGGCCCGCTTGAGCTCAATGCGCCTCGGGTCAATCCCGAGCTCGTTCCCTTGGTGCAGGTGGTTGTCCAAAAGGGCGTTGAGGAGGTTCACCGCTGAGGTCACCGCGTGGAAGTCCCCGGTGAAGTGCAGGTTGATCTCGTGCCGGGGCTCAATGCGGGCCTTTCCGCCCCCCGTGGCCCCGCCCTTCACCCCGAAGACCGGGCCCAAGGAGGGCTCCCGGAGGGCCAAGGCGGCCCGCTTGCCGAGCCGCCACAGGGCGTCCACCAGGCCGATGGCGGTGGTGGTCTTGCCCTCTCCCGCCGGGGTGGGGGTGATGGCGGTGACCAGGATGAGCCGCCCCTTGGCCTTGGGGGGCTCGCCCAGGACCTTGGCCATGTGGGGGCCGTAGAGGTAAAGCCGCTCGCGGCCTAGGCCGAGCTTGGCCGCCACCTCTTCTATGGGAAGAAGCGCTTCCTTGACGATCACGGGGTAAGCTTACTCCTCCCCCCTAGGGAGAGAAGTCCCGGTTCCCCCCGGAAAGCACCAGGGCCAGGGTTTCGGGGAGGCTTGCCCCGTGTTCCAGCACCGCCGCCAAGGGCAAGGCCCCCGTGGGCTCCACCACCTGCTTCGTGCGGGTGAAGAGGAGGCGTTCGGCCTCGAGGAGGGCCTCCTCGCTCACGGCCAAGATCCCGTCCACCTTCTCCTTCAGGATGGGGAAGGTGAGGCGCCCCAGGCTTAGGGTGCGCACCCCGTCCGCCCGGGTCCTGGGAGGCTCGGCCAGGCGCACGATCTCCCCCTTGAGGAGGCTTTGCCGGGCGTCGTCCGCCCCCACGGGCTCCACCCCGTAGACCCGGGTGGTGGGGGAGAGGGCCTTGATGGCGGTGGCCACCCCGGCGAGGAGCCCACCCCCGCCCACGGGGGCCAGGACCGCCTCGGGGAAAAGCCCCCTTTTCCCCGCTTGGGCCAGAAGCTCGAGGCCCACCGTGCCCTGCCCCGCCACCACCCAGGGGTCGTCAAAGGGGTGGAGGAAGGCGTAGCCGGTTTCCTGGAGGAGGGCCTTGGCCACCTCCTCCCGGTTGGCCACGGTCACCCCTTGGTCGTAAACCTCGGCCCCGTAGGCCCGGGTTGCCGCCTTCTTGAAGGGGCTTGCGTCCTCGGGCATGACGATGAGGGCCTTGACCCCGAGGACCTGGGCGGCGTAGGCCACCCCTTGGGCGTGGTTGCCGCTGGAAACCGCCAGGAGGCCCTTGGGGCTTTCCAGGGTGAGGGCCTTGGAAAGGGCCCCCCGGGCCTTGAAGCTCCCGGTCTTCTGCAGGTGCTCGGCCTTGAGGAGGAGGCGCTTCCCCAAGAGGGCGTCCAGGAGCCTCGAGGTGAGGAGGGGGGTGCGGTGGGTGTAGGGGGCGATGCGGCGGAAGGCGGCGTGGATCTCTGCCAGGTCCATGCCCCCATCATGCCAGGGTGGACACCCCCGCCCCAGGGCGCTAAAGTGGTAGGGGTATGGACTTCCTCTACACCCTAACCATCCTCCTTTACCTCGGCGTGGCCGGCCTTTTGGTCTACCTGGTCCTGGTGCAGGAGCCCAAGCAGGGGGCGGGGGACCTCATGGGCGCCTCCACCGACCTCTTCTCCGCCCGCGGCGTCACCGGGGGGCTTTACCGCCTCACCGTGATCCTGGGGGTGGTCTTCGCCGCTTTGGCCCTTTTGATTGGCCTCTGGCCCCGTTGACAACTGGCCCTCCCCCCGGTACCATAGGCGTTGCCTGGGGCCGTGGCGCAGTTGGGAGCGCGCCTCAATGGCATTGAGGAGGTCAGGGGTTCGAATCCCCTCGGCTCCACCAGAAAGCCCCCCGCAAGGGGGGTTTCCCCATTTTGCCCCTGGGTGCTACCGGTGCCTTCTGTGGCTTCCAGGATGCTTCTTCCGCCTGCCCCGAACCATCCGCTTTTCCCGAGCCGGGGCATTGACCCTTGAGCTTTCACGTCCCAGAATGGGAAGGATGCGCGCCGCCTTCCGCACCCTGGGGTGCAAGGTGAACCAGGTGGAAACCGAGGCCCTTTTGGGCTTCCTGAAGGCCTTGGAGCCCGAGGTGGTGCCCCTCGAGGCGGGGGCCGACCTCGTGGTCATCAACACCTGCGCTGTCACCACCACCGCCGAGGCGGACGCCCGCAAGGAGATCCGCCGGGCGCGGCGGGCCAACCCCGAGGCCTTCATCGTGGTCACCGGGTGCTACGCCGAACTGGCCCCGGAAGCGATCCGGGAGCTCGGGGTCGATGCCGTGGTGCCCAATAGCCGCAAGGCCGAGCTTCCCAAGGTGATCCTGGAGCATTTCGGCCTCCCCTCCGACCCCATCACCACCCCGCCCAACGAGTTCTGGGGGGCGGGAGAGCGGGGGCTTTTGAATAGCCGGGTCCGGGCCTTTTTGAAGGTGCAGGACGGCTGCCAGGTGGGGTGCGCCTACTGCATCATCCCTAGGCTCAGGGGAAAGGAGCGCCACCGGGACCACCGGGACGCCTTGGCCGAGGCGGAGGCCCTTCTGCGGCTGGGCATACGGGAGATCGTCCTCACCGGGGTGCGGCTTGGGAGCTACCGGGGGCACCCTAGGGGCATCGCTGGGCTCGTGGAGGACCTTTACCACCTGGGGGCCAAGGTGCGGCTTTCCTCCATAGAGCCGGAGGACACCGGGGAGGACCTCCTCCGGGTCATGGCCCGCTACGCCCCGGAGGTGCGGCCCCACCTCCACCTTTCCCTGCAGACGGGCTCGGACCGGCTCCTGAAGCTCATGGGCCGCCGGTACGATAAGGCCTACTACCGGAACCTGGTGCAAAGGGCCTACGAGCTCATCCCCGGTTTTGCCCTCACCACCGACGTCATTGCCGGGCTTCCCACGGAGACGGAGGAGGAGCACCGGGAAACCCTGGCCTTCCTGGAGGAGCTTCGGCCCACCCGGGTCCACGCCTTCACCTACACCCCCCGCCCCAAGACCCGGGCCGCCTCCATGCCCCAGGTGCCCCCGGAGGTGCGCAAGCGCCGCACCAAGGAACTCATCGCCTTGGCCCACCGCCTGGCGGAGGAGCGCATTAGGCCCAAGCTGGGCGAAACGGTGGAGGTCCTGGTGGAGCGCCTCCAGGGGGGGTACGCCCTGGGCCACACCCCCGACTACTACGAGGCCCGCCTCCAAGGCCCGGCCCGGCCCGGGGAAACGGTCCTTGCCCGGGTGGAGGGGGTGGAGGGGTACACCCTCTTGGGCCGGGTGGTGGGGGTCAAGGAGGAGGCCCGCTTGGAGCTTCCCCTAAGGTAGACTTTTTCCCATGGATTGCGTGTTTTGCCGCATCGTCCGGGGAGAGCTTCCCGCCCGCAAGGTCTACGAGGACGGGGGCTTCGTGGCCTTCCACGATATCCGGCCGAGGGCGCCCGTCCACGTCCTGGTGGTGCCCAAGGAGCACGTGGAGAAGCTTTCGGATTACCCCGATAGCGAGGAGGGGGAGAGGAAGCTCGGGGCCCTTTTCCGCACCGCCAACCGGGTGGCGCGGCTTCTCGGGCTTCCCGGCTACAAACTCCAGGTGCACGTGGGGGAGAAGGGGGGCCAGGAGGTCTTCCACATCCACGTGCACGTCATGGGGAGCCCCGCCTAAAGCGGTCCAGGACCCGGCCCTCGGGGTCTAGGGCGTAGCCCTGGAGGGCGGTTTCCGTGGCCTCCAGGAAGAGGGCGTGGTGGGCCACGGCGAGGGCCCGGCTAAAGGGGAGGGGAGGCCGGGTGGGGTAGAGCCTCGCCCCGCCGCCCCCCAGGACCAGGTGGGTGGTGGGGCCCACCTCGAGGCGCTCGTAGTGGTGGTCGTGCCCGGCGAGGACCAAGGCCACCCCATGGCGCCTTAGGAGGGGTTCTAAGAGGCTTCGCAAGAGGGGGCTTCCCCCGTGGAGCCCCGAGGAATAGAGGGGGCGGTGGAGGACGAGGATGCGCCAGGGGGCGGTGGCGTGGGCCAAGGCCTCGCTGAGCCAGGCCCTCTGGGCCAGGAGGTCGGCCTCGCTGTAGAGGACGAAGAAGGCCACGGGTCCCAACCGGAACTGGTAGTAGGGCCCTTCTCGGCGGAAGCGCCTAAGCTGCTCGGCCAGGGCGGGGGCATCGTGGTTGCCGAAGGCGGGGTACAGGGGCACCGCCGGGAGGTCCTGGATAAACCGCTCCACCACCTGGCCCCTGGGGTAAAAGTTGTCCCCCACGGTGAGGAGGGCCGTGAGGGGGTTTTGGGCGTGGGATTTTCGCAGAAGGGCCGCCACCTGGGCCCTTCCCGGGGTGTCGGCACCCCAGTCCCCCAGGACCGCCACCCGCACCCCTTGGGCCAGGGCCGGGAGGAAGAAAAAGAGGAGGATGGCCCGGGACACGGGCTAGGCTTCCGCCGCCCCGTGGGGTTTGAGGCTCGCTTCCTCCACCCCCGCCTTCTCCACCACCTCCTCCGCCACCAGGATGGGGGCCCCCACCCGGAGGGCCAGGGCCATGGCGTCGGAGGGCCGGGCGTCCACCTCCAGTTCAATCCCCCGGTGTTCCAGGATAAGGCGGGCGTAGAAGGTGCCGTCCTTTAGGTCGGTGATCTCCACCCGTTTGAGCTTTCCTTGAAGCATTTCCATTACCGAGAGGAGGAGGTCCGGGGTGAGGGGACGGGGGGGCTTTTCCCCCTGCAGGGCCACCACGATGTGGTGGGCCTCGAGGGGGCCGATGACGATGGGGAGGAGCTTGTCATTCTCCGTCCTGAGCAGGACCACCACGCTCCCGTTCTGGGGGTCCACGCCCAGGGTTTCAATCTTGGCGTTCAGCATACTTTGAGTATAGACTGGCGGCGTGAGGACCTACCCTGTGGAGATCGCCGGGGTCAAGCGGGAGCTGCCCATCGTCCAGGTGGGCCCGGACGTGGCCGTGGCCCTTCTCAACCTACTGGGGGATACCGAGCTCACCGAGGCCGCCGCCGAGGAGTTGGCCAAGCGCCTTCCTCCGGAGGTGGAGACCCTGGTCACCCCCGAGGTCAAGGCGGTGCCCTTGGCCCACGCCCTTTCCCGCATCACGGGGAAGCCCTACGTGGTGGCCCGCAAGACGGAGAAGCCCTATATGATCAACCCCATAAGCCGCCAGGTGCTCTCCATCACCACGGGCAAACCCCAGCTCTTGGTCCTGGACGGGGCGGACGTGCCCTTGATCCGCGGGAGAAAGGTGGCCATCGTGGACGATGTGGTCTCCACGGGATCCACGCTTTCCGGCCTTAGGGAGCTCATTGAGAGCGTGGGGGGGCAGGTGGTGGCGGTTCTGGCGGTCTTCACCGAGGGCACGCCCAGGCAGGACGTCATCGCCTTGGGCCACCTACCCCTTTTTAAGCCGGAATAGGAGGGTTTTATGGAAACCTATCCCATCAGCATCGGCGGGGTGACCCGGCACGTGCCCCTGATAGAGCCTTTGCCGGGGCGGCGTATCCCCTTGGTGGAGTTTTTGGGGGACCCAGAGTTGGTGCGGGCCGCGGCCTTGGCCCTAAAGCCCTTGGTGCCCCGGGAAACCGAGGTGCTCTTCACCACGGAAACGAGCCCCATTCCCCTCACCCACGTGCTGGCAGAGGAGATGGGCCTCCCCTACGTGGTGGCCCGCCGCCGCCGCCGCCCCTACATGGAAGACCCCATTATCCAGGAGGTCCAGACCCTCACCCTGGGGGTGGGGGAGGTGCTTTGGCTAGACCGCCGCTTTGCGGAAAAGCTCTTGAACCAGAAGGTGACCCTTATTTCCGATGTGGTTTCTAGCGGCGAAACCATGCGGGCCATGGAGCGCATGGTCCAAAGGGCGGGGGGGCGGGTGGTGGGGCGCCTCGCCGCCTTCCGCCAGGGAAGCCCGGCTTTGGACGTGGTCACCGTGGCGGAACTGCCTGTTCTCTAAAGCGTAAGGAGGAGGGGCCTGGACAGGTTCCAGGCCCCTTGGTATTTGGGCGCGGGGTAGTTATGAAGCGAATCTGGGTTTGGGTTTTTTGGGGTCTGGGGCTGGTTTTGGCCGCTTTTTCCGATCTGCCGGCGGGACCGGTGGCCGAGAGGGTGGAACGTGTGGTTCAGGCGGGGTGGATGCAGGGGTATCCGGATGGCACCTTCCGGGGCACGGAACCCGTGAACCGCTACCAGTTGGTGGCCACGTTGGGGCGGGTGCTTAAGGACCTGGGTGTGGAACCCAAGGAGGTGGCCTTCAGGGACGTTCCTAAGGGGCACTGGGCTCTGGAAGGGCTGGCTTTGGCGGCGGCTTGGGACTTGGTTTCCGGATACCCCGATGGAACCTTCCGAGGCCAAGAGGAGCTGAACCGGGCGGCCTTGGCGGTGGTTCTGGCGAAGATGCTGGAGCGCTTAGGGGTGGCCAAGGAAGCCCCCTTGCCTTGGGATGTGCCCCAAGATCACTGGGCGGTTGCCGCCGTGCGCCGCGTGCTGGGAGCAGGCCTGATGGACCTCAATCCGGACGGTTCCTTTGGTTTGACCACAGAGGTCAATCGCTACCAACTGGCGCTGGCCTTGGCCGGTTTGCAACCTTTGGTGGAGGCCAAGAAGCCTGCTCCCTTTCCTCCCACCCCCTCCGTGGCCCTGCAATCCCCCTCTTTGGCTTCTCAAGAAACGTTGGACGTGGCTGCCCGCTGGGTTGGGGCTGGGGGGAAGAAGGTGGTGGTGTTGGGGGAGAGGGTTCTCCTTTGGGAGGCCGGGGGGGGTCAGGACCTCGGGCCGAACGAGGGTTTCCAAGCCGCTATTCCTCCCTGGAGGTTGAAGGGTGGGGTCCTGGAAGATGGGAAAGCCCGCTATGTCCCCTTAGGGACCAAAGAGGGAAAGGAGGTGCTACCCCCGGTGTTCCAGCGCCTTAGGGAGGGGCACCTGAGCCTGGATCCGATGGGGGCCTACCTTTTGATAGTTCCTTCTACGCCGCTTTGCGACTGCCCCAGCCGGGTGGTGCGGTTTGTCCTTCTGCTAACCAATCCAGTGGGGTTGTATGCGGAGTACGTTTACCTTTTGGACCAGCCGGGTAACCGGGTGGTGGGGGTGGCCTGGCCGGATTCCAAGAATCTTGTGGTGTTGGAGGAGGAGAAAACGCGTACGTTGCTCTACCGCGTGAACCTAGCGGCCGGGGAGGATATCGCCCTTAGCGTTTGGGATGAGGGGGGCCTCGAGGAGCGCAGCCCCCTTCCCGTGCGCCCCGTAGCCAAAACGCTCTTGGCTGCGCTTCCCCTGGTTTCGGTATGGGGGCTGGGCTTTGAGGGGCCGGAACGCCTTTTGACTACCCGTGAGGGTAAGCTGGTGCGCGTTCAGCTATCCACCGCGCTTTGGTGAAGGGCGTACACCTCTGCCCGGAGGCCGAGCCTCCGGGCGGTTTCCACGTTCTCGGGGTCATCGTCCAGGTAGAGGGTTTCCTCGGGGGAGAGGCCGAGGCCCTTTAGCGCAAGGAGAAAGGCCTCCGGGTCCGGTTTGGCGACGCCCATGGCGCAGGAGGCGAAGAAGCCATCTATGTAGCCGTCTAGGCCATGGTAGGCGAGGCTTTCCTTGAGGCTTGGCAGGGTGTTGGAAAGCACCCCCACCTTGAGCCCCTGCGCCTTTAGGCTTCGCAGGAGGGCCTCGGCGCCCGGCGCTTTGCGCATAAAGTGGTAGTAGCGGAGGCCCTTTAGCCGCTCGGGGGGCAGGCCCAAGTTTTGGGCGGCCTTCTGGGCCAGCGCTTCAAAAAAGCGGGCTTCCTCTTCCAGGGTGCGCACCTTGCGCCACCGCACCGCTTCTAAGATCTCCCGCATGGCCCAGGCGAGCACGGAAAGGGTCTTTTCCAGGCCAGGCCCGTGGGCGGCGAGGGCCAAGGCCTTCTTGTAGAGGGCCTCCTCGTCCATGAGAAGGAGTACCCCGTCCCGGTCCAACAAAGCCCCCCGCATGGGACGAGTGTAGCACCCACGCGAGGGGGCCCAGGGTCAAACAACCCGCCACACCCCCTTCTCCGTGGCCAGGTACGCCATGGGGATGTCCCAGGGGTCCCGGGGGAGGCGGGGAAGGAGGAGGGCTTCCGGTACCACCCCCAGGCGGACGGCCTTTACTTGGGCCAGGAAGCGGTCGTAAAACCCCTTGCCGTGCCCCAGGCGAAACCCCTCCCGGTCAAAGGCAAGCCCCGGGACCACCACCAGGTCCAGCACCCCTGGGTCCACCGGGGGCGTGGTGGGCTCCAGAAGGCCAAAGGGGCCTGGGGCCAGGGGGCCCAAGGGGTGCACGGAAAGCCCTTCCCCCGCCACCTTGGGCAGGTAGTAGCGGGCGGGGTGCTTTTCCGTTAGGGATAGGAGGTCCAGCTCGTGGGGTAAGGGATGGTAGAGGAGGATGTCCTGGAACCTTCGTTCCGCGAGCCAGGGGAGGAGCTGGGCCACGAGCTCCACGGAAAGGGCGCGGCGGTCCAGGCTCTTCCAAACGCCCAGGGCGAAGCGGCGCAGGGCGGGCTTGTCCACGGAGGGAGGGTACCATCCTAGCCCCTTGACACTCAAGGCATAGGAGTGTCAAAATGCCCCCTAGGAGGGTAAGGTATGCCGGTCTACGTCTACAAAGGCCTGGAAACGGGCAAGTACTACGAGTTTGAACAGGGCTTCCACGACGAACCCCTGAAGGCCCACCCCGAAACCGGGGAGCCCCTGAAGCGGGTTATCACCCCGCCCGCCATCATCTTCAAGGGCTCGGGGTGGCACGTGAAGGACTACGCCAAGAAGGACTCCTCCTCCAAATCGGAAGGGGGCGAAGACAAGGAGTAAGGGAGGTCTTCCCTGGCCCCAGGCGCAGCCTGGGGCCTTATGCTTTTGGCATGCTGAACCTAGCTGCGCTTGCGCTCCTTTTGCTGGGCCTGGCGGTGCTCTTTGCCCCAAGGCGGCGGTTCGGGTTTCCCTTGGTGGGGGCGGGGCTCCTTCTTCGCCGAGAAGCTCGCCCCTGGGGTGCAGACCATCTTTGTCCCCAGCACCGGGAACTTCCTCTTGGACTTGAGGGGCCTCCAGGGGGGCGCCAAGCCCTAGCGCAGAACCCGGTCCCCCGGGGCGAGCTCTAAGAGCCCTTCC includes these proteins:
- a CDS encoding MiaB/RimO family radical SAM methylthiotransferase, encoding MRAAFRTLGCKVNQVETEALLGFLKALEPEVVPLEAGADLVVINTCAVTTTAEADARKEIRRARRANPEAFIVVTGCYAELAPEAIRELGVDAVVPNSRKAELPKVILEHFGLPSDPITTPPNEFWGAGERGLLNSRVRAFLKVQDGCQVGCAYCIIPRLRGKERHRDHRDALAEAEALLRLGIREIVLTGVRLGSYRGHPRGIAGLVEDLYHLGAKVRLSSIEPEDTGEDLLRVMARYAPEVRPHLHLSLQTGSDRLLKLMGRRYDKAYYRNLVQRAYELIPGFALTTDVIAGLPTETEEEHRETLAFLEELRPTRVHAFTYTPRPKTRAASMPQVPPEVRKRRTKELIALAHRLAEERIRPKLGETVEVLVERLQGGYALGHTPDYYEARLQGPARPGETVLARVEGVEGYTLLGRVVGVKEEARLELPLR
- a CDS encoding histidine triad nucleotide-binding protein; its protein translation is MDCVFCRIVRGELPARKVYEDGGFVAFHDIRPRAPVHVLVVPKEHVEKLSDYPDSEEGERKLGALFRTANRVARLLGLPGYKLQVHVGEKGGQEVFHIHVHVMGSPA
- a CDS encoding metallophosphoesterase family protein: MSRAILLFFFLPALAQGVRVAVLGDWGADTPGRAQVAALLRKSHAQNPLTALLTVGDNFYPRGQVVERFIQDLPAVPLYPAFGNHDAPALAEQLRRFRREGPYYQFRLGPVAFFVLYSEADLLAQRAWLSEALAHATAPWRILVLHRPLYSSGLHGGSPLLRSLLEPLLRRHGVALVLAGHDHHYERLEVGPTTHLVLGGGGARLYPTRPPLPFSRALAVAHHALFLEATETALQGYALDPEGRVLDRFRRGSP
- a CDS encoding bifunctional nuclease family protein; this encodes MLNAKIETLGVDPQNGSVVVLLRTENDKLLPIVIGPLEAHHIVVALQGEKPPRPLTPDLLLSVMEMLQGKLKRVEITDLKDGTFYARLILEHRGIELEVDARPSDAMALALRVGAPILVAEEVVEKAGVEEASLKPHGAAEA
- a CDS encoding phosphoribosyltransferase family protein gives rise to the protein MRTYPVEIAGVKRELPIVQVGPDVAVALLNLLGDTELTEAAAEELAKRLPPEVETLVTPEVKAVPLAHALSRITGKPYVVARKTEKPYMINPISRQVLSITTGKPQLLVLDGADVPLIRGRKVAIVDDVVSTGSTLSGLRELIESVGGQVVAVLAVFTEGTPRQDVIALGHLPLFKPE
- a CDS encoding adenine phosphoribosyltransferase; translation: METYPISIGGVTRHVPLIEPLPGRRIPLVEFLGDPELVRAAALALKPLVPRETEVLFTTETSPIPLTHVLAEEMGLPYVVARRRRRPYMEDPIIQEVQTLTLGVGEVLWLDRRFAEKLLNQKVTLISDVVSSGETMRAMERMVQRAGGRVVGRLAAFRQGSPALDVVTVAELPVL
- a CDS encoding S-layer homology domain-containing protein: MKRIWVWVFWGLGLVLAAFSDLPAGPVAERVERVVQAGWMQGYPDGTFRGTEPVNRYQLVATLGRVLKDLGVEPKEVAFRDVPKGHWALEGLALAAAWDLVSGYPDGTFRGQEELNRAALAVVLAKMLERLGVAKEAPLPWDVPQDHWAVAAVRRVLGAGLMDLNPDGSFGLTTEVNRYQLALALAGLQPLVEAKKPAPFPPTPSVALQSPSLASQETLDVAARWVGAGGKKVVVLGERVLLWEAGGGQDLGPNEGFQAAIPPWRLKGGVLEDGKARYVPLGTKEGKEVLPPVFQRLREGHLSLDPMGAYLLIVPSTPLCDCPSRVVRFVLLLTNPVGLYAEYVYLLDQPGNRVVGVAWPDSKNLVVLEEEKTRTLLYRVNLAAGEDIALSVWDEGGLEERSPLPVRPVAKTLLAALPLVSVWGLGFEGPERLLTTREGKLVRVQLSTALW
- a CDS encoding HAD family hydrolase, producing the protein MRGALLDRDGVLLLMDEEALYKKALALAAHGPGLEKTLSVLAWAMREILEAVRWRKVRTLEEEARFFEALAQKAAQNLGLPPERLKGLRYYHFMRKAPGAEALLRSLKAQGLKVGVLSNTLPSLKESLAYHGLDGYIDGFFASCAMGVAKPDPEAFLLALKGLGLSPEETLYLDDDPENVETARRLGLRAEVYALHQSAVDS